From a single Marinobacter sp. THAF197a genomic region:
- a CDS encoding VOC family protein, translated as MQYLHTMIRVSNLDDTLHFFCDLLGMVEISRKDSEKGRFTLVFLAAPEDEARAREDKAPMIELTHNWDPEEYTGGRNFGHLAFRVDNIYALCEKLQANGVTINRPPRDGHMAFIRTPDNISIELLQKGDALPAQEPWASMENTGTW; from the coding sequence ATGCAATACCTGCACACGATGATTCGGGTCAGCAATCTGGACGACACCCTTCACTTTTTCTGCGACCTGTTGGGCATGGTGGAGATTTCCCGCAAAGACAGTGAGAAGGGCCGTTTCACCCTGGTGTTCCTGGCGGCCCCGGAAGACGAAGCCCGTGCCCGTGAGGACAAGGCGCCAATGATTGAGCTCACCCATAACTGGGACCCGGAGGAGTACACCGGCGGCCGGAATTTCGGGCACCTGGCGTTCCGGGTGGACAACATTTATGCGCTGTGCGAAAAGCTGCAGGCCAACGGCGTTACTATCAATCGCCCGCCTCGGGATGGCCATATGGCCTTTATCCGCACGCCGGATAATATCTCGATTGAACTGCTGCAGAAGGGCGATGCACTGCCGGCGCAGGAGCCCTGGGCCAGTATGGAAAACACCGGTACCTGGTGA
- a CDS encoding DUF6351 family protein encodes MFSRNALVAAVMLGLVGCGGSGSENASDNTNAQGPGPTVPGTTPPGQSDGNKGLPTGEGEVRVLSNRADLISGGDALIDIEVANPDGARVLLNGQDVTGQFTLMEAGQLRGLVTGLALGDNTLEVLLDNRSSRLVKTITNHPKGGPVFSGPQVQPWTCTNAAAMDEQCNQPAEYRFKYVPAERFTRLFTEFDPQDPGLPDAFLPYDPENPPADDDIATVTTDEGVEMPFIVRVETGVMNRDRYQVMSLFQPGNDWTALNPQEQWNGKVLVHHGGNVGVSYGMGSPPNGDISGATNGNELLLGDSVSVALARGFVTLSTAQANLGHNVNLVTAAESLMMAKEHIIENYGPVRYTIGTGCSGGAIAQQHIANAYPGIYQGLIVQCSYPDVWTTATQFADYNLISNYLGLQMPEGPEGFFSFMTDLLTNGLLPTQWPFIYGHLPINPVVSDLAFFPAAYPDQEDCRRLKDGVEVYNPEERPGGLRCGLIDYMVNQFGERPPEVWSENEQLLGRGFAGIPLDNEGVQYGLRALQEGLITGSQFLDLNREIGGFNVDIKYQPERTLGDIQAITNAYRTGAINTAENLAGVPMIDLRGPDPGFAHDAFHSWQTRARIEEVQGHSLNHVIWYGAFPIAGDTVFTTEALLTMDQWLAGIEADERQDSLPEKVIRNRPGFARDRCLSLSGATAEWGVILPLTGGLLYPDPVLPGLEYLPTNRLPAEMGEILDVATGQVCGLDLGALGLPSLVTDLLAPITDPIVETQALLVQTRFGTPRTVAGDDIRTLNNKCQLKPVDPADYPANLLQGIFTSENFAQKVAEIFPNGVCDYSKPPVGQVPTVTWMHYGDAETVVHGGVPLSSNDEPVPGWASPAFAVTLSPNHAE; translated from the coding sequence ATGTTCTCCAGAAACGCTCTGGTTGCAGCCGTTATGCTGGGTTTGGTGGGGTGCGGGGGTTCCGGTTCAGAGAACGCTTCCGATAATACCAATGCCCAGGGCCCGGGGCCGACGGTTCCGGGCACTACGCCGCCCGGTCAGTCTGATGGCAACAAAGGTCTGCCAACAGGTGAGGGCGAGGTGCGGGTTCTGTCCAATCGCGCCGATCTGATCAGCGGTGGCGATGCCCTGATCGACATCGAGGTCGCCAATCCCGATGGTGCCCGTGTTTTGCTGAACGGCCAGGATGTAACCGGGCAGTTTACCTTGATGGAAGCTGGTCAGTTGCGTGGCCTTGTTACCGGCCTGGCGTTGGGCGACAACACGCTGGAAGTGCTGCTGGATAATCGCAGTAGCCGGCTGGTGAAGACCATCACTAACCACCCGAAAGGTGGGCCGGTATTCTCTGGTCCCCAGGTTCAACCCTGGACCTGCACCAACGCCGCTGCGATGGACGAGCAATGCAACCAGCCTGCGGAATACCGCTTCAAATATGTTCCTGCGGAGCGCTTTACCCGATTGTTCACCGAGTTTGATCCGCAAGACCCCGGCCTGCCGGATGCTTTTTTGCCTTACGACCCGGAAAACCCGCCCGCCGATGACGACATCGCCACCGTGACCACCGACGAAGGCGTTGAAATGCCGTTCATCGTTCGTGTGGAAACCGGTGTCATGAACCGCGACCGTTACCAGGTAATGTCATTGTTCCAGCCTGGAAACGACTGGACCGCTCTGAATCCCCAGGAGCAGTGGAACGGGAAAGTACTGGTTCATCACGGCGGTAACGTGGGGGTGAGTTACGGTATGGGCAGCCCCCCCAATGGCGATATCTCCGGCGCGACCAACGGCAACGAACTGTTGTTGGGTGACAGTGTTTCGGTGGCGCTGGCCCGGGGTTTTGTAACCTTGTCCACCGCCCAGGCCAACCTTGGCCATAACGTGAACCTGGTTACTGCTGCCGAGTCCTTGATGATGGCCAAGGAGCACATCATCGAGAACTATGGCCCGGTCCGTTACACCATTGGCACTGGCTGCTCTGGTGGGGCGATTGCCCAGCAACACATTGCCAATGCCTACCCCGGTATCTATCAGGGGTTGATTGTTCAGTGTTCCTATCCGGATGTCTGGACCACCGCTACCCAGTTTGCCGACTACAACCTGATCAGCAACTACCTTGGGCTGCAGATGCCGGAGGGTCCGGAAGGGTTCTTCTCCTTCATGACGGATCTGCTGACCAACGGCCTGTTGCCAACCCAGTGGCCCTTTATCTACGGGCACCTGCCCATCAATCCAGTGGTTTCAGACCTGGCCTTCTTCCCGGCGGCCTACCCGGATCAGGAGGATTGCCGGCGCCTGAAAGACGGCGTTGAAGTCTATAATCCGGAGGAACGACCGGGCGGCCTGCGCTGCGGGTTGATCGATTACATGGTCAACCAGTTTGGCGAGCGGCCACCGGAGGTGTGGTCTGAGAATGAACAGCTTTTGGGGCGGGGTTTTGCCGGCATTCCGCTGGATAACGAAGGGGTTCAGTACGGCCTCAGAGCATTGCAGGAAGGGTTGATTACCGGTTCCCAGTTCCTGGATCTGAACCGGGAGATTGGTGGCTTCAACGTGGACATCAAATATCAGCCAGAGCGTACCCTGGGCGATATCCAGGCCATCACCAATGCCTATCGCACCGGCGCCATCAACACTGCAGAGAATCTTGCCGGTGTGCCGATGATTGACTTGCGAGGCCCAGATCCCGGCTTTGCCCACGATGCCTTCCACTCCTGGCAAACCCGTGCCCGCATTGAGGAGGTTCAGGGCCATTCGCTCAACCATGTGATCTGGTATGGCGCCTTCCCGATCGCCGGGGATACCGTGTTTACCACCGAGGCCCTGTTGACCATGGACCAGTGGCTGGCGGGCATCGAGGCGGATGAGCGCCAGGATAGCCTGCCGGAGAAAGTGATTCGCAATCGGCCCGGCTTCGCCCGTGATCGCTGCCTGTCGTTGTCGGGCGCTACCGCCGAATGGGGTGTGATTCTGCCGCTCACCGGTGGCCTGTTGTACCCGGACCCGGTTCTGCCCGGCCTGGAATACTTGCCGACCAACCGATTGCCAGCAGAGATGGGTGAGATCCTGGACGTGGCCACCGGACAGGTGTGTGGCCTGGATCTTGGCGCCCTTGGCTTGCCCTCGCTGGTGACCGATCTGTTGGCGCCGATCACAGACCCGATTGTTGAGACCCAGGCACTGCTGGTGCAAACCCGGTTTGGTACCCCAAGAACAGTGGCCGGAGATGATATTCGCACCCTGAATAACAAGTGTCAGCTCAAGCCGGTTGACCCTGCGGATTATCCCGCCAATCTGCTCCAGGGTATTTTCACCTCTGAGAACTTTGCCCAGAAGGTTGCGGAGATTTTCCCGAACGGTGTGTGTGACTACAGCAAGCCACCGGTTGGCCAGGTGCCAACCGTCACCTGGATGCACTATGGTGATGCCGAGACGGTGGTGCATGGCGGCGTGCCGCTGAGCAGCAATGATGAGCCTGTTCCAGGGTGGGCTTCACCGGCGTTTGCGGTCACCCTGTCACCCAATCACGCTGAGTGA
- the dapE gene encoding succinyl-diaminopimelate desuccinylase → MSLSPTLELAMDLIRRRSVTPDDAGCQELMMSRLAPLGFAGENLRFGDTDNLWARKGSDGPVLAFAGHTDVVPTGPEKNWAHPPFDPVIKDGYLYGRGAADMKGSLAAFITACERFVANNPEHRGSIALLITSDEEGPAQDGTVKVVETLEARNEKMDWCLIGEPSSTHQVGDVIKNGRRGSLHGYLTVHGVQGHVAYPHLAENPVHTVAPALDALAREFWDNGNDFFPPTTFQITRIESGVGSNIIPGECLVHFNFRYCTENTAESLEERVVAILDRHQLKYDLQWHLSGRPFLTDKGALVAASQNAIRSVTGRETELSTSGGTSDGRFIAPTGAQVVELGPINATIHKVDECVKADDLDTLSEIYEQILEELLG, encoded by the coding sequence ATGTCACTATCCCCCACCCTTGAACTCGCCATGGACCTCATTCGCCGCCGCTCGGTTACACCGGACGACGCTGGCTGCCAGGAGCTGATGATGTCCCGCCTGGCGCCGCTGGGCTTTGCAGGCGAGAACCTGCGGTTTGGTGATACCGACAACCTCTGGGCCCGCAAGGGCTCAGACGGCCCGGTACTGGCGTTTGCCGGCCACACCGATGTGGTGCCAACCGGCCCGGAGAAAAACTGGGCGCACCCGCCGTTTGACCCTGTCATCAAAGATGGCTATCTGTATGGCCGGGGCGCAGCAGACATGAAGGGCAGCCTGGCGGCCTTCATCACCGCCTGCGAACGCTTTGTGGCGAACAACCCTGAGCACCGAGGCTCCATTGCCCTCTTGATCACCAGCGATGAAGAAGGCCCCGCCCAGGACGGCACGGTGAAAGTGGTGGAAACCCTGGAAGCCCGCAACGAAAAGATGGACTGGTGCCTGATTGGCGAGCCTTCCAGCACCCATCAGGTGGGCGATGTCATCAAGAACGGCCGCCGGGGCTCCCTGCACGGCTACCTGACAGTACACGGCGTACAAGGCCACGTGGCCTACCCACACCTGGCAGAGAACCCCGTACACACGGTGGCGCCGGCGCTGGATGCACTGGCCAGGGAATTCTGGGACAACGGCAACGACTTCTTCCCGCCGACCACGTTCCAGATCACCCGGATTGAATCCGGCGTGGGCAGCAACATCATTCCCGGCGAGTGCCTGGTGCACTTCAATTTCCGCTACTGCACGGAAAACACCGCAGAAAGCCTGGAAGAACGTGTAGTGGCCATTCTTGACCGGCACCAGCTCAAGTATGATTTGCAGTGGCACCTCAGCGGCCGCCCCTTCCTGACGGACAAGGGTGCCCTGGTTGCCGCCAGCCAGAACGCCATCCGCTCCGTCACCGGCCGCGAGACCGAGCTGTCCACCTCCGGCGGCACCTCTGATGGTCGCTTCATCGCACCGACTGGAGCACAGGTCGTAGAACTCGGCCCCATCAACGCCACCATCCACAAAGTGGACGAATGCGTGAAAGCCGACGACCTGGATACCCTCTCCGAAATCTACGAACAGATACTGGAAGAACTGCTGGGCTAA
- a CDS encoding SlyX family protein: MSKKTLEDRLAELEMRLAFQDDVINTLSEQVAKQEMDIRELWDAKKVLHKQLKDISPSNIKAEEDETPPPHY, encoded by the coding sequence ATGAGCAAAAAGACACTGGAAGACAGGCTTGCAGAGCTGGAAATGCGACTTGCGTTCCAGGACGATGTGATCAATACCCTGAGTGAGCAGGTGGCGAAGCAGGAGATGGATATTCGGGAGCTGTGGGATGCCAAGAAGGTGCTGCACAAGCAGTTGAAGGATATTTCGCCCTCGAACATCAAGGCGGAGGAGGATGAGACTCCGCCTCCGCATTATTGA
- a CDS encoding toxin VasX, producing MTDTVDFSDESRDRSILRTADYDDTDPKDLVLTVPKRDGGTISIPLLKHARSNIEREDYQDNTLVRIKPLAEIASNLPVRRGSNAPVYQGKGVALLRPGFLYIFREDKLWRELEISQNSQFSDIDLQAVRAEVGDPESDLRMVRPSAGQWLDDVLVPVFLQGQAVMHDFRVAYSEIQWDWAYIQKLEESAATRNARTTGVGHAWAVTSVDSLSFETGFPASRVEDAPELRHRDLGIELMIENPCDFVLSFEGPGEEELCSKLSKLLESNEKQARESARRAASRSEVEDPIAYTEQLMKNPLELALDATAPEPVDDSDEGEVANILDLTCPPGADLLQHLRSQKGVVCVAIPDPFFLFRHALAQLHLAMHYLDAIDIAIKDKPLVHSAMLIRQAVFDPAPSGQSGDLANYRNAINREQLDDILETAERNHAVRNIEDQTRRLKKLMKSSSFNSVFDDYLQSPDVAACEAFLLCADNLNVLQQIPGVLKAQGVDDDQGIPGALAKWLSDESMLAKWSPGIAAATGEEGTQSSPYEQLRSLARDQTEINDQHLARLNLQALAYTEKQFQYDEESTGEQVAGEVKDAGRVGALVSGVLGEWSASVLTACRRLMEDGSVEAIQVHRIMQAASANAILSDPGLGGVDLMRRGDVDPTKHTIIGVEGDGIRRGLTDFDRSQGGLLTRANDYLYADLVDRSGQVQGSTSPARASGELEEAIKKIAGNTWVYVVPAGHPEARKLSVLKVDLAKRVGAVVDGPGVSSGLVALAVFNVFLESRALIKLISSDQSIALPASKVFGAFVDLLAASMKLSTVIHEIAGIEQASSSKLYRVSSRPLFDMKRVPLIGKRLATVGASTLVRTVGLASFVAGGVAVGLSYWDMRISLARGDLDAASGHGIAVAGGLIFLSAPLIGGLLAIPGWGWAVLGMSVALGGSLYAGSVTDDLFERVLKQGPLGTHPQDSLVNLDDLAYYGQLLTLLSPVNISAQRYGDVDPDPALTNPDHPPEPDDYVITLQTPVVSRLKVLQECRPDQPTQPFKIVVQEVAYMNSRTETSNVAVGTVEQEVMLSTTPLTQIVARQSLPHESAVRFLVKRELQSSRFQSFGYQEEVSTTIRVGLQAVVGTEQGPVVFPTPVMENYEPYNDTRHGGAPDKSRSVFNPHSEPLVPYWFLKEVSV from the coding sequence ATGACGGATACTGTGGATTTTTCAGATGAATCCCGGGATCGCTCGATTCTACGAACAGCAGATTACGACGATACCGACCCCAAGGATCTCGTGCTGACTGTGCCCAAGCGCGATGGCGGCACGATCTCGATTCCTCTCCTGAAGCACGCAAGATCTAACATCGAGCGTGAAGATTACCAGGATAATACCCTCGTAAGGATTAAGCCCCTGGCAGAGATCGCCAGCAACTTGCCTGTTAGACGCGGCTCCAATGCCCCCGTTTATCAAGGGAAAGGCGTAGCACTGTTGCGGCCTGGCTTTCTTTATATTTTCCGCGAAGACAAGCTCTGGCGAGAATTAGAGATCAGTCAGAACTCCCAATTCAGCGATATTGATCTTCAGGCAGTGCGGGCGGAGGTTGGTGACCCAGAATCTGACTTGAGAATGGTGCGCCCATCAGCCGGGCAGTGGTTGGATGATGTGCTTGTTCCGGTGTTTCTCCAGGGGCAAGCGGTGATGCACGATTTCCGCGTGGCCTACAGTGAAATCCAGTGGGATTGGGCCTACATCCAAAAACTTGAAGAGAGTGCAGCGACTCGTAATGCAAGGACGACGGGTGTGGGTCACGCCTGGGCTGTCACATCGGTTGATTCACTGAGCTTTGAAACCGGATTTCCTGCATCACGTGTTGAGGATGCCCCTGAGCTCAGGCACAGGGATCTGGGCATTGAACTGATGATAGAGAATCCCTGCGACTTCGTGCTCAGTTTTGAAGGGCCGGGTGAAGAAGAACTATGCAGCAAGCTCTCGAAGTTATTAGAGAGCAACGAAAAGCAGGCGAGGGAGTCGGCCCGGCGCGCCGCCTCTCGAAGCGAAGTAGAAGACCCGATTGCTTACACTGAACAATTGATGAAGAACCCGCTCGAACTCGCACTGGATGCTACTGCACCAGAGCCGGTGGATGACAGCGACGAGGGTGAGGTGGCGAACATTCTTGACCTTACCTGCCCACCTGGAGCGGATCTTTTGCAGCATCTTCGCTCGCAGAAGGGGGTCGTTTGTGTGGCCATCCCGGACCCTTTTTTCCTGTTCCGCCACGCCTTGGCCCAGTTGCACTTGGCCATGCATTATCTGGATGCCATCGATATTGCTATAAAGGATAAACCCCTGGTCCATTCCGCAATGCTAATCCGTCAGGCAGTATTCGACCCGGCGCCGAGTGGTCAGAGTGGAGACCTTGCGAACTACCGGAACGCTATCAACCGGGAACAGCTGGATGACATTCTGGAAACGGCCGAAAGGAATCACGCTGTTCGGAACATAGAAGACCAGACGCGCCGCCTGAAGAAATTGATGAAGAGCTCGTCATTCAACTCGGTGTTCGACGATTATCTGCAAAGCCCGGATGTAGCCGCTTGTGAAGCCTTTTTGCTGTGCGCGGACAACTTGAATGTACTGCAGCAAATCCCAGGGGTACTCAAAGCACAGGGGGTGGATGATGATCAGGGGATCCCTGGCGCTCTGGCAAAGTGGCTATCGGACGAATCAATGTTGGCAAAGTGGTCGCCGGGAATCGCCGCCGCAACAGGGGAGGAAGGCACGCAGTCATCTCCCTACGAACAACTTCGGTCGCTCGCCAGAGACCAGACGGAGATTAACGATCAGCACCTGGCCCGCCTCAACCTCCAGGCCCTGGCGTATACTGAGAAACAGTTCCAGTACGACGAGGAGTCCACTGGCGAGCAAGTCGCCGGGGAGGTTAAGGATGCAGGGCGTGTTGGGGCACTGGTAAGTGGGGTGCTGGGGGAGTGGAGTGCCTCAGTACTGACCGCCTGCAGAAGGCTGATGGAAGACGGTAGCGTGGAGGCCATCCAGGTCCACAGGATCATGCAGGCCGCTTCTGCCAATGCCATCCTTTCTGACCCCGGTCTGGGGGGGGTGGATCTGATGCGTCGAGGCGACGTAGACCCTACCAAGCACACCATTATTGGCGTGGAGGGTGACGGCATTCGCCGCGGCCTGACCGACTTCGACCGCAGCCAGGGTGGGCTGCTCACTCGCGCCAATGATTACCTCTATGCGGATCTTGTGGATCGGTCTGGACAGGTCCAGGGTTCCACCAGCCCTGCCCGTGCCTCTGGTGAGCTGGAAGAAGCTATCAAGAAAATCGCTGGCAATACTTGGGTCTACGTGGTGCCTGCCGGACACCCGGAGGCAAGGAAGCTTAGTGTATTGAAGGTGGACCTCGCCAAGCGTGTTGGGGCGGTGGTGGATGGCCCGGGCGTGTCTAGTGGATTGGTGGCATTGGCGGTATTTAATGTGTTTTTGGAGAGTCGTGCGCTTATTAAATTAATAAGTTCTGATCAGTCAATCGCTTTGCCTGCTTCAAAGGTCTTTGGCGCCTTTGTCGATTTGCTGGCGGCGTCTATGAAATTAAGCACCGTAATCCATGAAATAGCCGGAATTGAGCAGGCTAGTTCGTCTAAGTTGTATAGGGTTTCCAGTCGTCCACTCTTTGATATGAAGAGGGTGCCGCTAATTGGGAAAAGGCTCGCAACAGTAGGAGCAAGCACCCTTGTCAGAACGGTTGGCCTTGCGAGTTTCGTAGCCGGAGGAGTGGCAGTTGGGTTGAGCTATTGGGATATGAGGATCAGCCTAGCCCGGGGGGATCTTGATGCTGCGAGTGGGCATGGAATAGCGGTCGCTGGTGGTTTGATCTTCCTGTCAGCACCATTGATAGGCGGGCTGCTGGCGATTCCGGGTTGGGGGTGGGCCGTCCTCGGAATGAGCGTGGCTTTGGGCGGGTCACTGTATGCGGGAAGTGTAACAGACGACCTCTTCGAAAGGGTGCTGAAACAGGGGCCATTAGGGACGCACCCGCAGGACTCCTTGGTGAACCTGGACGATTTGGCCTATTACGGGCAGTTGTTAACATTACTTTCCCCCGTCAATATTTCCGCGCAAAGATATGGGGATGTCGACCCGGACCCAGCGTTGACTAACCCGGACCATCCGCCAGAGCCGGATGATTATGTCATCACTTTACAAACTCCAGTGGTCAGTCGGTTGAAGGTGCTCCAGGAGTGCCGTCCAGACCAGCCAACCCAGCCTTTCAAGATTGTGGTACAGGAAGTGGCGTACATGAACAGCCGTACCGAAACCTCCAACGTAGCGGTTGGCACAGTGGAGCAGGAAGTCATGTTGTCGACTACTCCCCTTACACAAATTGTCGCGAGGCAGTCCCTGCCTCATGAATCCGCCGTGCGTTTTCTGGTTAAACGGGAGCTCCAGAGCAGCAGATTCCAGAGTTTTGGATATCAGGAAGAAGTCAGTACAACGATACGGGTTGGATTGCAGGCTGTGGTTGGTACAGAACAGGGACCTGTGGTCTTTCCAACGCCTGTGATGGAGAATTACGAACCCTATAATGACACCCGCCATGGCGGGGCACCGGATAAGTCCCGCAGTGTTTTTAATCCGCATTCCGAGCCATTGGTACCCTACTGGTTCCTTAAGGAAGTTTCTGTATGA
- a CDS encoding DUF1853 family protein produces MTTNAETETLLNLQIPAIRHLAWLCTAPQLLAAPVSFEPLQWLPDDYRDKLKHWDKHPDTMPARLAATTERRLGHYFERLYEVLLVDLLGWELLLKNQQIKAGNRTIGELDFLVRNPHTRCVEHHEIAIKYYLGVNEGPGMTKWYGPNAKDRLDLKVDRMLSHQSLMAQRVEAQALFADLGISEPIIPRVFLPGYLFYPGDEVELPDYVPAGHRQGQWCYARDLVNSDLTDWVPLKKPHWIGPWRQDEQPDTEAAREAVAFVEAKGVPVLFARVEWQPALGCWVERERWFVVPGKWPAQ; encoded by the coding sequence ATGACGACAAACGCAGAAACCGAAACCCTGCTCAACCTGCAGATACCAGCCATCCGGCATCTCGCCTGGCTGTGCACGGCACCCCAACTCCTGGCCGCCCCCGTGAGCTTTGAGCCACTGCAGTGGCTGCCCGATGATTACCGCGACAAACTCAAACACTGGGACAAGCACCCAGACACCATGCCAGCAAGACTCGCGGCCACCACCGAGCGCCGCCTTGGCCATTACTTTGAGCGTTTATACGAAGTGCTCCTAGTCGATCTGCTGGGTTGGGAACTGCTGCTGAAGAATCAGCAGATCAAGGCCGGCAACCGAACCATCGGTGAGCTGGATTTTCTGGTGCGGAATCCACACACCCGGTGCGTGGAACACCATGAAATTGCCATCAAATACTATCTGGGCGTCAACGAAGGCCCCGGAATGACCAAGTGGTACGGGCCAAACGCCAAGGACCGCCTGGACCTTAAAGTAGACAGAATGCTCAGCCACCAGAGCCTAATGGCGCAGCGAGTGGAAGCGCAGGCGCTGTTCGCAGATCTGGGGATTTCAGAGCCGATTATTCCGCGAGTGTTTCTGCCGGGGTATCTGTTCTATCCCGGTGATGAGGTGGAACTTCCGGACTATGTGCCGGCGGGCCATAGGCAGGGGCAATGGTGCTATGCCCGGGATTTGGTGAACTCGGATCTGACGGACTGGGTGCCCCTGAAAAAGCCACATTGGATTGGGCCTTGGAGACAGGATGAGCAGCCCGACACTGAGGCGGCGCGGGAGGCGGTGGCGTTTGTGGAGGCTAAGGGCGTGCCGGTGTTGTTCGCGCGGGTGGAGTGGCAGCCTGCGCTTGGGTGTTGGGTTGAGAGGGAGCGGTGGTTTGTGGTGCCGGGGAAGTGGCCTGCGCAATAG
- a CDS encoding cold-shock protein, with the protein MRNPAKAIRLSLMIAIPAPLVLFLLLSVTPQFLAALSAGNLAEALGSVGGLAAYLIAFVIFAITGFLAIALATKQPSAAPASRSQSRPARNSRQNNVYDDEEDDFDDTTPEGDEEGTVKWFNVKKGFGFIVRDSGDEIFVHFRAIRGRGRRVLRQGQLVRFNVVEADKGLQADNVSILSE; encoded by the coding sequence ATGCGTAATCCAGCCAAAGCGATCCGTCTTTCCCTTATGATCGCCATTCCGGCACCCCTGGTACTGTTTCTGCTGCTGTCTGTCACACCGCAATTCCTGGCCGCGCTGAGCGCTGGCAACCTCGCCGAGGCACTGGGCAGTGTTGGTGGCCTTGCAGCGTACCTGATTGCCTTTGTTATTTTTGCCATCACCGGTTTTCTGGCCATCGCGCTTGCCACCAAGCAGCCCTCCGCAGCGCCGGCTTCCAGAAGCCAGAGCCGCCCGGCACGCAACAGTCGCCAGAACAACGTTTATGATGACGAAGAAGACGATTTTGACGACACCACACCGGAAGGTGACGAAGAAGGCACCGTCAAGTGGTTCAACGTCAAGAAAGGCTTTGGCTTCATCGTCCGCGACAGCGGCGACGAGATCTTCGTACATTTCCGCGCCATTCGCGGTCGTGGTCGCCGCGTATTGCGCCAGGGCCAACTGGTTCGGTTCAACGTTGTGGAAGCCGACAAAGGGCTGCAAGCAGACAACGTGTCTATCCTGAGCGAGTGA